The following proteins come from a genomic window of bacterium:
- a CDS encoding ABC transporter permease, with product MRRLVAAVPTLFGVTLIIFFMVRVLPGDPARVLAGLEADQTEVNRIRVQLGLDKPVPIQYARFLANAVRGNLGRSAVTQAPVVSEIAGRLGPTTLLAATATVLAGTLGVASGIVVSTRQYTAADYAVTVLALAGVSIPVYWLGLMLMLVFAVFLHLLPAGGDTTPQSLILPSITLAAFSLAIIERMTRSSMLESMRQDYVRTARAKGLADPIVVYRHALRNALIPVVTVLGLQFGALIGGAILTETTFAWPGIGRLLVDAIARRDYPIIQGVVLLFAVTFVLVNLIVDLLYGYIDPRIRFG from the coding sequence ATCCGCCGCCTCGTGGCGGCGGTGCCGACCCTGTTCGGGGTCACGCTCATCATTTTCTTCATGGTGCGCGTGCTGCCCGGAGATCCGGCGCGAGTCTTGGCCGGCCTCGAGGCCGACCAGACCGAGGTCAACCGGATCCGCGTGCAGTTGGGCCTGGACAAGCCGGTTCCGATCCAGTACGCGCGCTTCTTGGCGAACGCCGTCCGCGGCAACCTCGGACGGTCCGCCGTGACCCAGGCGCCGGTGGTCTCCGAGATCGCCGGCCGTCTCGGTCCGACGACGCTGCTCGCGGCCACGGCGACGGTGCTGGCCGGGACCTTGGGCGTCGCGTCGGGCATCGTCGTCAGTACCCGGCAGTACACTGCCGCCGACTATGCGGTGACCGTGCTGGCGCTCGCCGGCGTCAGCATCCCCGTCTACTGGCTCGGGCTGATGCTGATGCTCGTGTTCGCGGTGTTCCTGCATCTGCTGCCGGCCGGCGGCGATACCACGCCGCAGAGCCTGATCCTGCCGTCGATCACGCTGGCGGCCTTCAGCCTCGCGATCATCGAGCGGATGACCCGGAGCAGCATGCTCGAGAGCATGCGCCAGGACTACGTTCGGACCGCCCGTGCGAAGGGTCTGGCCGACCCGATCGTCGTCTATCGTCACGCGCTGCGCAACGCCCTCATTCCCGTGGTGACGGTCCTCGGGCTGCAGTTCGGCGCGCTGATCGGGGGCGCGATTCTCACCGAGACGACGTTCGCCTGGCCGGGGATCGGGCGCCTTTTGGTCGACGCGATCGCCCGGCGGGACTATCCCATTATCCAGGGCGTGGTGCTGCTGTTCGCGGTGACGTTCGTGCTCGTCAATCTGATCGTGGACTTGTTGTATGGCTACATCGATCCCCGTATCCGGTTCGGCTAG